A window from Candidatus Methylomirabilota bacterium encodes these proteins:
- a CDS encoding muconate/chloromuconate family cycloisomerase, which yields MKIADVRVILADIPVKRPHTMSFTTLHAVNFTFVRVETANGLTGWGEAACLGGPTWSEESAESVAATIERYVAPWLVGRDATEVEPLRQEMARRVQGNPFARAAVEMALWDLNGRALDVPVHRLLGGRVRDRVPLSWSLAVADGDAEIAEAKAKVALGHRIFKIKTAAHPVHEDVARVKRIREAVGPDIALRVDANQGWDRPTALRAIRALEPYRLDFVEQPVPKWDLGGMAEIARSVAVPIMADESCCSPHDAMAIARLGGVSILALKLTKSAGILGTMAIARIAEAAGLGCYVGCMIETSLGTAAYLHVALAAAPVTWGCELFGPLLLAGDVVRRPVRYADGAILALDGPGLGVEVDERMLKEWARH from the coding sequence ATGAAGATCGCCGACGTCCGCGTGATCCTCGCCGACATCCCGGTCAAGCGCCCGCACACCATGTCGTTCACGACGCTCCACGCCGTCAACTTCACCTTCGTGCGCGTCGAGACGGCGAACGGCCTGACGGGCTGGGGCGAGGCCGCGTGCCTCGGCGGCCCCACGTGGAGCGAGGAGTCGGCGGAGTCGGTCGCGGCCACGATCGAGCGCTACGTCGCGCCGTGGCTCGTCGGCCGCGACGCCACCGAGGTCGAGCCGCTCCGCCAGGAGATGGCGCGGCGGGTCCAGGGCAACCCCTTCGCGCGCGCCGCGGTCGAGATGGCGCTCTGGGACCTGAACGGCCGCGCCCTCGACGTTCCCGTGCACCGGCTCCTCGGCGGACGCGTGCGCGATCGCGTGCCGCTCTCGTGGTCGCTGGCCGTCGCCGACGGGGACGCGGAGATCGCCGAGGCGAAGGCGAAGGTCGCCCTCGGCCATCGGATCTTCAAGATCAAGACCGCGGCGCATCCGGTCCATGAAGACGTCGCGCGCGTCAAACGGATCCGCGAGGCCGTCGGCCCGGACATCGCGCTCCGGGTGGACGCCAATCAGGGCTGGGACCGGCCGACGGCGCTCCGCGCCATCCGCGCGCTCGAGCCCTACCGCCTCGATTTCGTCGAGCAGCCGGTCCCGAAGTGGGACCTCGGCGGCATGGCCGAGATCGCCCGCAGCGTCGCCGTGCCGATCATGGCCGACGAGTCCTGCTGCTCGCCCCACGACGCCATGGCCATCGCGCGGCTCGGCGGCGTCTCGATCCTCGCGCTCAAGCTCACCAAGTCGGCGGGCATCCTCGGCACGATGGCGATCGCGCGCATCGCCGAGGCCGCCGGCCTCGGCTGCTACGTCGGCTGCATGATCGAGACATCGCTCGGCACCGCCGCGTACCTGCACGTGGCGCTCGCGGCCGCGCCCGTGACGTGGGGCTGCGAGCTCTTCGGCCCGCTGCTCCTCGCCGGCGACGTGGTGCGCCGGCCGGTCCGGTACGCCGACGGCGCGATCCTGGCGCTCGACGGCCCGGGCCTCGGCGTCGAGGTGGACGAGCGGATGCTGAAGGAGTGGGCGCGGCACTGA
- a CDS encoding FAD-binding oxidoreductase, giving the protein MSLPRSASVVIIGGGVVGCSIAYHLARHGAKDVVVLERETVGSGTTSKAAGGIRVQFPHETEIRFALESIKVFEHFKDEFGADPGYTKIGYLYLLSEPKQLRRFEKRIALQRSLGADVRVLKPEEAKRLVPALRVDDLLAAVWGPQDGMAGPAEVTNAFARRARDLGAKIVEGVEVVALERTGWKVTGVTTTRGTVAAPVTINAAGPSAARVGRLAGVEVPVHPRRRHIFFTEPFPEIPGPVPLTSDVTSGFYFRKEMEQVLLSPGDVEDIGEDFVVPMDWGKVDETVRKAVHRLPIIENARIAGGWAGLRPLTPDDHAIIGWAPGLEGLFLAVGFGGHGFQHSPATGRHVAEWVLDGKPSLDLSLFDPRRFERRDAIHHDDADAE; this is encoded by the coding sequence ATGAGCCTGCCCCGGAGCGCCAGCGTGGTGATCATCGGCGGCGGCGTGGTCGGCTGCTCGATCGCCTACCACCTCGCGCGTCACGGCGCGAAGGACGTCGTCGTCCTCGAGCGCGAGACCGTCGGCAGCGGCACCACGAGCAAGGCGGCGGGCGGGATCCGCGTCCAGTTTCCGCACGAGACGGAGATCCGCTTCGCGCTCGAGAGCATCAAGGTCTTCGAGCACTTCAAGGACGAGTTCGGCGCGGACCCGGGCTACACCAAGATCGGCTACCTCTATCTGCTCTCGGAGCCGAAGCAGCTCCGCCGCTTCGAGAAGCGGATCGCGCTGCAGCGAAGCCTCGGCGCCGACGTGCGCGTGCTCAAGCCCGAGGAAGCGAAGCGCCTCGTCCCCGCCCTCCGCGTGGACGACCTGCTCGCCGCCGTCTGGGGCCCGCAGGACGGGATGGCCGGCCCCGCCGAGGTGACGAACGCGTTCGCGCGCCGCGCACGGGACCTCGGCGCGAAGATCGTCGAGGGCGTCGAGGTCGTGGCGCTCGAGCGCACGGGCTGGAAGGTCACCGGCGTCACGACGACGCGGGGCACGGTCGCCGCACCCGTCACGATCAACGCCGCCGGCCCCTCCGCGGCGCGCGTCGGCCGGCTCGCGGGCGTCGAGGTCCCGGTCCATCCGCGGCGCCGGCACATCTTCTTCACCGAGCCCTTCCCCGAGATCCCGGGCCCGGTCCCGCTGACGAGCGACGTCACGAGCGGCTTCTACTTCAGAAAGGAGATGGAGCAGGTGCTCCTGAGTCCGGGCGACGTCGAGGACATCGGCGAGGACTTCGTGGTGCCGATGGACTGGGGCAAGGTCGACGAGACGGTGCGGAAGGCGGTCCACCGGCTCCCGATCATCGAGAACGCGCGGATCGCCGGCGGCTGGGCGGGCCTGCGCCCGCTCACGCCCGACGACCACGCGATCATCGGCTGGGCGCCGGGCCTCGAGGGCCTCTTCCTCGCCGTCGGCTTCGGCGGTCACGGCTTCCAGCACTCGCCCGCCACCGGCCGCCACGTCGCCGAGTGGGTGCTGGACGGCAAGCCCTCGCTCGACCTCTCGCTCTTCGACCCGCGCCGGTTCGAGCGGCGCGACGCCATCCACCACGACGACGCCGACGCCGAGTAA